Below is a genomic region from Scyliorhinus canicula chromosome 5, sScyCan1.1, whole genome shotgun sequence.
attgggggggtggagagagggggtggggagaggggtgtgtggggagaggggagacggggtggggagaggggagacggggtggggagaggggagacggggtggggagagggtgtggggtgaagggatggggtggggagacagggtggggagagggggtggggagtggggtgagtattgggggggtggggagaggggagacggggtggggagaggggatacgggggtggggagaggggatacgggggtggggagaggggatacgggggtggggagtggggagtgggaggggagaggggtgtggggtgaagggacagggggtggggagaggagagacggggtggggagagtgggtgggaagaggggagagggggtggggtgtggggtgaaggaACAGGGAgtatggagtgggggtggggagaggggagacggGGTGGGGAGCAGGAGGGGAGCGTGTGGGGTGAAGAGTCAGGGAGTGTGGAGAGGGGgtaaggagaggggaggggaagtggggagaggggggggtgggggacaggggacaggggctgtggagagggggggggtgtggggggtgagtgtgacctgttgaggaggcattttgttgaccgttagcTGTGTGGGGACGTCCTGAGATGGGTTTAGTTTTGTTACAGTGTCTCTCTGTCCAGCTGTCCGGCTTATCCAATGTCTCATTTGCTGTTCCCTCTGTCTCCCTGACACAGACCGAGACCATCGCCATGTTGAGTGAAGGGCGGATACAGGAGCTCCTGGGGTTTCTGACACTCGACACACGGCTGGACGTTAAAGGCCAGGCCACTGAGTGTGTGCTGGGCCTGACTGGCAGCAAAGACGGCCGCAGAGACCTGGGCCAGTGTGTGGACATCCTGCGGTCTTTGCTGGCATTGACCAAAGACACCTCCCGTGCTGTGGCAAAGGATTGCTACTACGCCCTGGTCAACCTGTCTGCTGATGCTGCGATACACCGTGCCCTGGTACAGGATGTGCGCCTTATGCCCGTGCTCCTGGCCAACCTCCTGGATCCTGAGTACGACTTTGCGGACCAGATCTGCTCCATCCTGTCCAACCTCTCGCGGGAGGCGGACACGTGTGTCGACGTGTTCCGAGCCATTCAGAACGAGGGTCCCGGCTTGGCTGAGATTGTGGACATCTTCTGCTCAGACAGTTACAACAAAAAGGTGGACCTTCACtatctggggccactgctgtccaACTTGACCCAGTTACCAGAAGCCAGGAAGTTTATACTGGATAAGGACAGGTCTGCCGCTTTACACATTCCCTCACAACTGCGAAACTAGTTCGAACAAATGAAAGTTtctgtagtcccagatgaccagagtctTCTCGGccgttttgagagagagctgactggtggtgatttagatAGATCGTTTTATGAAGGATAaaggtgttcgggtgggaaagtggagccgagtccacaaaagatcagccatgatctcattgaatggcggagcaggttgggggggggggggggggggggggggcagatttcctactcctgctcccagtcctTATGTTCTAACCGGAGGATCAACGCACCTCAGACAAGGGGGCAAGGTTGAGCAGGcagtgccttcatgaataacctcagccggtacgggaattgaacccacgtcactggcctcgctctgcatcacaaaccagctatctagccaagtgagctaaactggccctcaCTGTCCAGAAATGTCCGCATTTACATTTTCTAATATGAATAAACAGCCTGGTTATACAGAAGAAGCATGGACACAGAGTTTAGGGTTCACTCACATTAATCTGTTACGGTAACAAGACAAGAGAATGAAGATACTCAAACGAAATATGCatgtcagatgcagtataatgtggataaatgtgaggttatctgcttcggcaaaaatgggaaggcagattattatttgaatggatgcaattaaaaaaacaatttagagtgcccaattaatttattccaattaaggggcaatttagcgttgccaagccacctaccctgcacactgttgggttgtgggggcagaacccacgcaaacacggggagaatgtgcaaactccacacggacagtgacccacagccggggatcgaacctgggacctcggtgccgtgacgcagcagtgctaaacactgctgcGTGCTGTCCCgaatgagtgtaaattgagagaggtgtattctcagcgagaccttggtgtcctcgtgcatcagtcactgaaagtcagtgtgcaggtacaggaggcagtaaagaaggccaatggtatgttggccttcatagcgagaggatttgagtatgagattgttctttcaaagagccggaaCAGCATCTATCTAACTCTcggctctacctgtcctgggagtgtttgatggggacagtgtagaggaagctttactcagtatctaaccccgtgctgtacctgtcctgggagtgtttgatgggggcagtgtagagggagctttactcagtatctaaccccgtgctgtacttgtcctgggagtgtttgatgggggcagtgtagagggagctttactctgtatcgaaccccgtgctgtacctgtcctgggagtgtttgatggggacagtgtagagggagctttactctgtatctaaccccgtgctgtacctgtcctgggagtgtttgatggggacagtgtagagggatctttactctgtatctaaccccgtgctgtacctgtcctgggagtgtttgatggggacagtggggagggagctttactctgtatctaaccccgtgctgtacctgtcctgggtgtgtttgatggggacagtggggagggagctttactctgtatctaaccccgtgctgtacctgtcctgggagtgttgatggggacagtggggagggagctttactctgtatctaaccccgcgctgtacctgtcctgggagtgtttgatggggacagtggggagggagctttactctgtatctaaccccgcgctgtacctgtcctgggagtgtttgatggggacagtggggagggagctttactctgtatctaaccccgcgctgtacctgtcctgggagtgtttgatggggacagtgtagaggaagctttactctgtatctaaccccatgctgtacctgtcctgggagtgtttgatggggacagtgtagaggaagctttactctgtatctaaccccatgctgtacctgtcctgggagtgtttgatggggacagtggggagggagctttactctgtatctaaccctgtgctgtacctgtcctgggagtgtttgatggggacagcggtgggggagctttactctgtatctctgaGAAGAGTTGTTATTTGTTGTGACCCCATGTTAATCTGTGGGATTTGTTCTTTGCCCTCCAGGTGTGTTGTTCAGCGTCTGCTCCCTTACACACAGTACGAGGATTCGAGTGTGCGGAGAGGAGGGGTTGTGGGCACGCTTCGTAATTGCTGCTTTGATCATTGTGAGTGTCTCAGCTTTTTAACCAGAACTGActaggggggtggtgggtgtgggcggTGTCGTGTGGACTGTGTCGCGTGGGAGATGTCACAGCTTCAATGTGTATCTGAGCTGTCTAAACTGCCTGGATTTTGGCGAAGGCAGGCCTGATTTCGTTTTACTGCACCTTCACACCCACACTTTGTTTTATCCCTTCAGAAAtgtttgggtgggaaagtggTGGAAGGTTTCACGCAGATTATTAACGTTGAACTCTCCTTCCGTGGCCAACACGTCGTGGCGTTGGCCTCTAATCCGGAGGTTCCGGCCCCGGGGTAGGGAtgctatcactgtgccaccaggccTGCAGGACAGGAAGGTGAAGTTACTCGACGGCGGAATGTGCTCGAGGGGGTTTGAGTGACCACTCTCTGTTCCTATGTTATCCCAGCCGGATCCCACGTGACAACCGCCCTTTGTGGGGATCTTCCTGTATCTCGGGAACTTTgcaagtttggaagaatgagaggcgatctaatCGCAACCCAGAAAATGCTGAGCGGGATTGATGGGGAGGGTGCTGCACGACTGTGTCCGCTGCTCGAGGGAATCTCAAACCCGAGACCACAGACTCTGGATAAGGGCGGCCGATCGTTTCGAACTGAGGTGCGATGAAATAGTTCACTCAAATggttgtgaatgtttggaattctcgatcccagagagttgtggacactccattgttgaatatattccAGGCTGCGGGatgagacagatttttggtcttcgGGAATTCCGGGATACGGGgtgtgggcgggaaagtggagttgaagaccAAGATCGGACCAGATGGTATTGagtggtggaacagactcgatgggccgagtggtcggcTCCTCCTCATTTCTTGCATTCACCCTCCCGTCAACCTCTTCAGGCAAGGAGAGGGTGGCAGAACAGGGTGTTGAGATCCAGAATCCATCCATCGGAGTATTTGAGGGGCAGACTTCCTGCATCTGCGGCTGTGGGATTTCTTGTGGAAATGGAAAATGTCTGACAATCCTGTTCCGATCAAAAATCCAAGAGCTGATTCAGTGGTAACTTCCAAAGTGAGATTGGTTCATTTGTCGCAAAGGAAACATTCCCGGGGCTCAGGGGAAAGAGCAAAGGCTGAGGACTGACGATCACTCATTCAAACAGACCACATTACCCAATTACAACAATGTTTCATTTGTAGGAGCTTCAAACTCTCTCTCCTCCACGCAAAGTGTAGGTTAGATAgcctttacatagaacagtacagcacagaacaggcccttcggccctcaatgttgtgccgagccatgatcaccctactcaaacccacgtatccaccctataaccgtaacccaacaaccccccccttaaccttacttttattaggacactacgggcaatttagcatggccaatccacctaacccgcacatctttggactgtgggaggaaaccggagcacccgaggaaacccacgcacacagggggaggacgtgcagactccacacagacagtgacccagccgggaatcgaacctgggaccctggagctgtgaagcatttatgctaaccaccatgctaccctgctgcccctgcatttaGTTTTTgatttcccatgtcggtgcaacatcgtgggccgaagggcctgtactgcgctgtatcgttctacgtTCTAAAGTGTGAACCGTCCACGagctgcactgtagcaactcgccaaagctccttcaacagcacctcccaaacccgtgacctctacccTCGAGAAGGACCAAGGCAGCAAACAGATGGGAACGCCAcaccctgactcggaaatatatcgccgttccttgactgtcgctgggtcaaaatcctggagttccctccctaacagcactgcgggtgtgcctacacctcatgggctccagcggttcaagaaggcaaatcatcaccaccttctcaagggcaactaggggtgggcaataaatgctggtctaacacCCACGTTCTGTGAAAGGATAAACAAAACCTCAGCCATGAGTGCATCCTCCCATTTGACCTGGTCATCGCTGTGGTATGTAACTGGATAGACTGAAAAAGGCCATGACAGTTCAACTAGCTAGtccaaaattccatttgacttGAGTAACTGCACCGAGGTCGCGCAGTGTTCCGAGAGGGGGCGCAGTGCACCGAGAGGGGGCGCAGTGCTCCGAGAGGGCGCGCAGTGCTCCGAGAGGGGGCGCATTGCACCGAGAGGGGGCGCATTGCACCGAGAGGGGGCGCGGTGCACCGAGAGGGGGCGCGGTGCTCCGAGAGGGCGCGCAGTGCTCCGAGAGGGGGCGCATTGCACCGAGAGGGGGCGCATTGCACCGAGAGGGGGCGCAGTGCACCGAGAGGGCGCGCAGTGCACCGAGAGGGCGCGCATTGCACCGAGAGGGTGCGCGGTGCACCGAGAGGGCGCGCATTGCACCGAGAGGGCGCGCATTGCACCGAGGGCGCGCATTGCACCGAGAGGGGGCGCAGTGCACCGAGAGGGCGCGCAGTGCACCGAGAGGGGGCGCAGTGCACCGAGAGGGCGCGCAGTGCACCGAGGTCGCGCAGTGCACCGAGAGGGGGCGCAGTGCACCGAGAGGGCGCGCATTGCACCGAGAGGGGCGCAGTGCACGAGAGGGGGCGCAGTGCACCGAGAGGGGGCGCAGTGCACCGAGGTCGCGCAGTGCACCGAGAGGGCGCGCAGTGCGCCGAGAGGGCGCGCAGTGCGCCGAGAGGGCGCGCAGTGCGCCGAGAGGGCGCGCAGTGCGCCGAGAGGGCGCGCAGTGCGCCGAGAGGGCGCGCAGTGCGCCGAGAGGGCGCGCAGTGCGCCGAGAGGGGGCGCGGCGCGCCGAGAGGGGGCGCGGCGCGCCGAGAGGGGGCGCGGCGCGCCGAGAGGGGGCGCGGCGCGCCGAGAGGGGGCGCGGCGCGCCGAGAGGGGGCGCGGCGCGCCGAGAGGGGGCGCGGCGCGCCGAGAGGGGGCGCGGCGCGCCGAGAGGGCGCGCGGCGCACCGAGAGGGGGCGCGGCGCACCGAGAGGGGGCGCGGCGCACCGAGAGGGGGCGCGGCGCACCGAGAGGGGGCGCGGCGCACCGAGAGGGCCCGCGGCGCACCGAGAGGGGGCGCGGCGCACCGAGAGGGGGCGCGGCGCTCCGAGAGGGCCCGCGGCGCACCGAGAGGGCCCGCGGCGCACCGAGAGGGGGGCGCGGCGCACCGAGAGGGGGGCGCGGCGCACCGAGAGGGGGGCGCGGCGCACCGAGAGGGGGGCGCGGCGCACCGAGAGGGGGCGCGGCGCACCGAGAGGGGGGCGCGGCGCACCGAGAGGCCCGCGCGGCGCACCGGGAGGGCGCGCGGCGCTCCGCGAGGGCTGCATTACCAGCACTGCTGTCTTCCAGATTAGATATTTGCTTCGTGATGTTGAAGGGAATGTTGCTGCTGATAGAATGGGCCCTTGTTATTTAGGCAGAATCTTGTATGGAGCCAAACGGCCTTCACTGGACCCCTCACTCATCCTGTCTTTATCTCCTCATGCAGCTTATCACGAGTGGTTGCTTGGCAACAAAGTCGACATCCTCCCATTCCTGCTGCTGCCATTGGCTGGTCCGGATGAATTAAACGAGGACGAAATGGAAGGTGGGGAAGAATATGGGGAAGGCGCTGGGATCAGTGGGGTAAGGAAAGATGGAAAATGTGGGAAGGAGCTAGGATCTGTGGGGTAAGGAAAGATGGAAAATGTGGGAAGGAGCTAGGATCAGTGGGGTAAGGAAAGATGGAAAATGTGGGAAGGAGCTAGGATCTGTGGGGTAAGGAAAGATGGGAAATGTGGGGAAGGAGCTGGGATCTGTGGGGAAAGGAGATGGGAAATGTGGGAAGGAGCAGGGATCAGTGGGGAAAGGAGATGGGAAATGTGGGAAGGAGCAGGGATCAGTGGGGAAAGGAGATGGGAAATGTGGGAAGGAGCTGGGATCAGTGGGGAAAGGAGATGGGAAATGTGGGAAGGAGCAGGGATCAGTGGGGAAAGGAGAGATGGGAAATGTGGGAAGGAGCTGGGATCAGTGAAAGGAGAGGCGGGAAATGTGGGGAAGGAGGTGGGATCAGTGGGGAAAGGAGATGGGAAATGTGGGAAGGAGCTAGGATCTGTGGGGAAAGGAGATGGGAAATGATGGAAGGAGCTGGGCTCTGTGGGGAAAGGAGATGGGAAATGTGGGAAGGAGCTGGGATCAGTGGGGTAAGGAAAGATGGGAAATGTGGGAAGGAGCAGGGATCAGTGGGGAAACGAGAGACGGGGAATGTGGGGAAGGAGCTGGGATCAGTGGGGAAAGGAGATGGGAAATGTGGGAAGGAGAGGGATCAGTGAAAGAAGAGGCGGGAAATGTGGGGAAGGAGCTGGGATCAGTGAAAGGAGAGGCGGGAAATGTGGGGAAGGAGCTGAGATTTGTGGGGTAAGGAGAGATGGGAAATGTGGGGAAAGAGCTGGGGTCTGTGGGGAAAGGAGATGGGAAATGTGGGGAAGGCGTGGGGATCACTGAGGTAAGGAAAGATGGGAAATGTGGGAAGGAGCTGGGATCAGTGGGGAAAGGAGATGGGAAATGTGGGGAAAGGAGATGGGAAATGTGGGAAGGAGCTGGGATCAATGAAAGAAGAGGCGGGAAATGTGGGGAAGGGGCTGGGATCAGTGTGGAAAGGAGAGACAGGAAATGTTGGGAAGGCGCGGGGATCAATGGGATAAGGAGAGATGGGAAATGTGGGAAGGAGCTGGGATCAGTGGGGTAAGGAAAGATGGGAAATGTGGGGAAGGAGTTGGTGTCTGTGGGGTAAGGAGAGATGGGAAATGTGGGGAAGGAGATGGGAGCAGTGGGGTAAGGAAAGATGGGAAATGTGGGGAAGGAGCTGGGATCAGTGGGGAAAGGAGATGGGAAATGTGGGAAGGAGCTGGGATCAATGAAAGAAGAGGCGGGAAATGTGGGGAAGGGGCTGGGGTCTGTGGGGTAAGGAAAGATGGGAAATGTGGGGAAAGAGCTGGGATCAGTGGGGTAAGGAGAGATGGGAAATGTGGGGAAGGAGCTGGGATCAGTGGGGTAAGGAAAGATGGGAAATGTGGGGAAGGAGCTGGGATCAGTGGGGTAAGGAAAGATGGGAAATGTGGGGAACGCGCGGGGATCAGTGAGGTAAGGAAAGATGGGAAATGTGGGGAAGGAGCTGGGATCAGTGGGGTAAGGAAAGATGGGAAATGTGGGGAAGGCGCGGGGATCAGTGGGGTAAGGAAATGTGGGGAAGGAGCTGGGATCAGTGGGGTAAGGAAAGATGGGAAATGTGGGGAAGGCGTGGGGATCAATGGGATAAGGAAAGATGGGAAATGTGGGGAAGGCGCAGGGATCAATGGGATAAGGAAAGATGGGAAATGTGGGGAAGGAGCTGGGATCAGTGGGGTAAGGAAAGATGGGAAATGTGGGGAAGGCGTGGGGATCAGTGGGGTAAGGAAAGATGGGAAATGTGGGGATCAATGGGATAAGGAAAGATGGGAAATGTGGGGAAGGAGCTGGGATCAGTGGGGTAAGGAAAGATGGGAAATGTGGGGAAGGCGTGGGGATCAGTGTGGAAAGGAGAGACAGGAAATGTTGGGAAGGCGCGGGGATCAGTGGGGTAAGGAAAGATGGGAAATGTGTGGAAGGCGCGGGGAACAGTGGGGTAAGGAGAGATGGGAAATGTGGGGAAGGAGCTGGGATCAGTGGGGTAAGGAAAGATGGGAAATGTGGGGAAGGCGCGGGGATCAGTGGGGTAAGGAAAGATGGGAAATGTGGGGAAGGAGCTGGGATCAGTGGGGTAAGGAAAGATGGGAAATGTGGGGAAGGAGCTGGGATCAGTGGGGTAAGGAAAGATGGGAAATGTGGGGAAGGAGCTGGGATCAGTGGGTAAGGAAAGATGGGAAATGTGGAGAAGGCGCGGGGATAAATGGGATAAGGAAAGATGGGAATTGTGGGAACGCGCGGGGATCAGTGGGGTAAGGAAATGTGGGGAAGGGCGCGGGGAACAGTGGGGTAAGGAGAGATGGGAAATGTGGGGAAGGAGCTGGGATCAGTGGGGTAAGGAAAGATGGGAAATGTGGGGAAGGCGCGGGGATCAGTGGGGTAAGGAAAGATGGGAAATGTGGGGAAGGAGCTGGGATCAGTGGGGTAAGGAGAGATGGGAAATGTGGGGAAGGAGCTGGGATCAGTGGGGTAAGGAAAGATGGGAAATGTGGGGAACGCGCGGGGATCAGTGGGGTAAGGAAAGATGGGAAATGTGGGGAAGGAGCTGGGATCAGTGGGGTAAGGAAAGATGG
It encodes:
- the hgh1 gene encoding protein HGH1 homolog, coding for MLSEGRIQELLGFLTLDTRLDVKGQATECVLGLTGSKDGRRDLGQCVDILRSLLALTKDTSRAVAKDCYYALVNLSADAAIHRALVQDVRLMPVLLANLLDPEYDFADQICSILSNLSREADTCVDVFRAIQNEGPGLAEIVDIFCSDSYNKKVDLHYLGPLLSNLTQLPEARKFILDKDRCVVQRLLPYTQYEDSSVRRGGVVGTLRNCCFDHSYHEWLLGNKVDILPFLLLPLAGPDELNEDEMEGLPEDLQYLPEDKQREKDPDIRKMLLEAINLLCATRTGRKTVKEKNAYVILREFHKWEKEPDVDAVCQKLIEVLISDEPEAGMENLLEVAIPQDIERKLRLQDEDEQRQIEKEKEELLKSRESGPRAGGDSPAELER